One window of Flavobacterium dauae genomic DNA carries:
- a CDS encoding MmcQ/YjbR family DNA-binding protein: MNNIEDFRNYCLSFKGVTEKFPFDKTTLVFYVMNKMFCLVDIEAFDYCNLKCDPDEAEELRAQYSGIKPGYHMSKKHWNSVYFNSDVPAKLMKEMLVNSYELVVKGLKKTDKELLANMPN; the protein is encoded by the coding sequence ATGAACAATATAGAAGATTTTCGCAATTACTGTTTATCGTTTAAAGGAGTTACAGAGAAATTTCCGTTCGATAAAACAACACTCGTATTTTATGTAATGAATAAAATGTTCTGTCTGGTTGATATTGAAGCGTTTGATTATTGTAATTTAAAATGCGATCCTGATGAAGCAGAAGAATTACGGGCACAATACAGCGGTATTAAACCGGGATACCACATGAGTAAAAAACATTGGAACAGTGTTTACTTTAACAGCGATGTTCCTGCCAAACTAATGAAAGAAATGCTTGTAAATTCCTATGAATTAGTAGTTAAGGGGTTAAAAAAGACTGATAAGGAATTGTTGGCAAATATGCCCAATTAA
- a CDS encoding transcriptional regulator, with product MIAVITGDIVHSRSLVPEKWLNHLKKGLMLFGNPPADWEIYRGDGFQLKTSVQNALLHAILLKAWIKHFKEIDVRLSIGIGKETFVGVKVTEGNGSAFELSGEGFDALEKKNLMLLTEDKLLNDTFRVLIDLALLVMDKWTEKSAEVLFIKLRNPKLNQTEIAQMLNKKQGTISEALKRGGYDEIDQLINFYNKTMKQYVVTSS from the coding sequence ATGATTGCAGTAATAACAGGCGATATTGTACATTCGCGTTCATTAGTACCCGAAAAATGGCTGAATCACTTAAAAAAAGGATTAATGTTATTTGGAAATCCTCCTGCCGATTGGGAAATTTATAGGGGAGATGGTTTTCAATTAAAAACATCGGTTCAAAATGCTTTATTACACGCCATTTTACTAAAAGCTTGGATTAAACATTTTAAAGAAATTGATGTGCGGTTAAGCATTGGTATTGGCAAAGAAACTTTTGTCGGAGTTAAAGTTACAGAAGGAAATGGATCTGCTTTTGAGCTTTCGGGCGAAGGATTTGATGCCTTAGAAAAGAAAAATTTAATGTTACTTACCGAAGATAAATTGCTGAACGACACTTTTAGGGTGCTTATTGATTTAGCTTTGTTGGTGATGGATAAATGGACAGAAAAATCGGCTGAAGTTCTATTCATTAAATTAAGAAATCCTAAGTTGAATCAAACCGAAATTGCCCAAATGCTCAATAAAAAACAAGGCACAATTAGCGAAGCATTAAAAAGGGGCGGTTATGATGAAATTGACCAACTGATAAACTTTTACAACAAAACAATGAAGCAATATGTGGTTACTTCTTCTTAA
- a CDS encoding DUF983 domain-containing protein, whose amino-acid sequence MSYINRVVKGTCPKCGQTKVFKSNGNPLIFKLPVMHNHCSKCNYSFHRETGFYFGAMYVSYGWTVAEMVAVIVLGLIFNRSFMDMFIGIVIVLFLLSTFNYKISRIMWLNMFFNEDDDE is encoded by the coding sequence ATGTCTTACATAAACAGAGTTGTAAAAGGTACTTGTCCAAAATGTGGGCAAACTAAGGTTTTTAAAAGCAACGGAAATCCATTAATATTTAAATTGCCCGTAATGCATAACCATTGTTCAAAGTGTAATTATTCGTTCCACCGCGAAACTGGTTTTTATTTTGGTGCAATGTATGTAAGTTACGGGTGGACAGTTGCAGAAATGGTTGCGGTAATTGTTTTAGGTTTGATTTTTAACCGATCTTTTATGGATATGTTCATAGGCATTGTTATTGTTTTATTTTTATTATCGACATTTAATTATAAAATATCTCGAATTATGTGGTTGAATATGTTTTTCAATGAAGACGATGACGAATGA
- a CDS encoding DUF3307 domain-containing protein has translation MWLLLLKFLTAHFLGDFVFQTKKMVQNKKNPVYFLAHITIHTVLLCLFLFNDNLWWAIILVVLSHALFDWLKLILVNKVKAPVLFLGDQLLHILTIIVVLIVFSTLRISFDFINQPEFWLILIAIILVTQVTAVLIRILLSPYQNHKKITPPNDTDQKVLFNAGKYIGILERLFIFGFVVANFWEGIGFLLAAKSIFRFGDLNNAKERHLTEYVLIGTFLSFGCAILVGLIFNYVLHNLL, from the coding sequence ATGTGGTTACTTCTTCTTAAATTTTTAACAGCACATTTCTTGGGCGATTTTGTTTTTCAAACCAAAAAAATGGTTCAAAACAAAAAAAATCCAGTATATTTTTTAGCTCACATTACCATTCATACAGTATTGTTATGCCTATTTTTATTCAATGATAATTTATGGTGGGCAATTATATTGGTAGTTTTATCTCACGCGTTATTTGATTGGTTAAAACTAATATTAGTAAATAAAGTTAAAGCTCCCGTATTATTTTTAGGCGATCAGTTGTTACATATTTTAACAATAATTGTGGTTTTAATCGTTTTTTCTACTTTAAGAATTTCATTCGATTTTATAAATCAACCCGAATTCTGGCTGATTTTAATAGCAATAATTTTGGTAACCCAAGTAACTGCTGTTTTAATTAGAATTTTGTTGTCGCCGTATCAAAACCATAAAAAGATTACTCCGCCAAATGATACAGATCAAAAAGTATTATTCAACGCAGGAAAATATATTGGAATTTTAGAACGATTGTTTATTTTTGGTTTTGTAGTAGCAAATTTTTGGGAAGGTATCGGTTTTTTACTCGCAGCAAAATCAATTTTTAGATTTGGAGATTTAAACAATGCAAAAGAACGACATTTAACAGAATACGTTTTAATTGGAACTTTTTTGAGTTTTGGTTGTGCTATTTTGGTTGGTTTGATATTTAATTACGTTTTACACAATTTATTATGA
- a CDS encoding helix-turn-helix domain-containing protein: MSINQEKKQVPIIGIQEFRKEQTAGRKELVYNELHGEKHIDKPHKHDFFIIILFDRAKGTHSIDFQNYAINNRQIHVLFPDQVHKWYIEPDSTGYQLMIDKIFFERFAPYFRFSFTNYINHPVISLTEAVFKLLKYEFEAIKDELQTEHSLQDIISARTAVIAAIVSKTAEDIFTDAKVFQSNPRLAKFNLLIDQFFKEEKSVVFYASKLNISANYLNILCKKNLKVSATQLIQQRILLEAKRMLQSTNLSIKEIAFELGFVDHAYFSNFFKSQTKCTPTAFREE, from the coding sequence ATGAGTATAAATCAAGAAAAAAAACAGGTGCCTATTATTGGTATTCAGGAATTTAGAAAAGAACAGACTGCGGGAAGAAAAGAATTGGTTTACAATGAACTTCACGGCGAAAAACATATCGATAAGCCTCATAAACACGATTTTTTTATCATTATATTGTTTGATCGTGCAAAGGGAACGCATTCTATAGATTTTCAGAATTATGCAATCAATAACAGACAAATTCACGTTTTATTTCCCGATCAGGTACATAAATGGTATATCGAGCCAGATTCAACGGGATATCAATTAATGATCGATAAAATATTTTTTGAACGATTTGCACCTTATTTTCGTTTTTCGTTTACCAATTACATCAATCATCCGGTAATTTCGCTTACAGAAGCTGTTTTTAAATTACTTAAATATGAATTCGAAGCCATTAAAGACGAACTACAAACGGAACATTCGCTTCAAGATATTATCAGTGCACGTACCGCGGTTATTGCCGCGATTGTAAGTAAAACTGCCGAAGATATTTTTACCGATGCCAAAGTTTTTCAGTCAAATCCAAGACTTGCAAAATTCAATTTGTTGATTGATCAGTTTTTTAAAGAAGAAAAATCAGTCGTTTTTTATGCATCAAAACTCAATATATCAGCAAATTACTTAAATATATTGTGTAAGAAAAATTTAAAAGTATCGGCAACACAATTGATTCAGCAACGCATTTTATTAGAAGCAAAACGTATGCTGCAATCAACCAATTTGTCTATAAAAGAAATCGCCTTTGAACTCGGTTTTGTAGATCACGCTTATTTTTCGAACTTTTTTAAAAGTCAAACCAAATGTACCCCAACAGCGTTTAGAGAAGAATAA
- a CDS encoding AraC family transcriptional regulator has product MNEIKLLKINDFENKEFNHSFYANTIGNHLLQHHSRIEKPHKHNFYAVFLFMRGTGVHEIDFQKYDVKPGSVFFLYPGQTHSWELSDDTDGYIFFHTEDFYEMTYVSNSIKDFPFFESNYSDKCIYLNKEQSNFIEFFLKHILKEYTANDWKKIQLTLSLITQIYIYLNRYLEKNIAVNSINLRHYQSVFSKFEKLINKHFTEIKSATEYADLLNITQKHLNRIVKSITNKTTTEIITDRIILEAKRQLLYTDLTLTEIALKLGYTDYTYFSRLFKKNVQIKASDFRKLYKNNS; this is encoded by the coding sequence ATGAATGAAATTAAGCTTCTAAAAATAAATGATTTTGAAAATAAAGAATTCAACCATTCGTTTTATGCCAATACCATTGGTAATCATTTGTTACAGCATCATTCCAGAATAGAAAAACCACATAAGCATAATTTTTATGCCGTATTTTTATTTATGCGGGGTACGGGCGTTCATGAAATTGATTTTCAAAAATACGATGTAAAACCCGGTTCTGTATTTTTTCTATATCCTGGTCAAACCCATTCTTGGGAGTTATCGGATGACACAGATGGATACATTTTTTTTCACACAGAAGATTTTTATGAAATGACTTATGTTTCTAATTCTATTAAAGATTTTCCGTTTTTTGAATCAAATTACTCTGACAAGTGTATTTATTTAAATAAAGAACAATCAAATTTTATTGAATTTTTTTTAAAACATATTTTAAAAGAATATACAGCTAATGATTGGAAAAAAATACAACTTACACTATCTCTCATCACACAGATTTACATCTATCTCAATCGTTATTTAGAAAAAAATATTGCGGTAAACTCTATAAATCTGCGGCATTACCAATCTGTTTTTTCAAAGTTTGAAAAGTTAATTAATAAGCATTTTACAGAAATAAAATCGGCAACAGAATATGCTGATTTATTGAATATTACACAAAAACATTTAAACAGAATAGTTAAGTCAATTACCAATAAAACAACAACAGAAATAATTACAGATCGAATTATCTTAGAAGCAAAACGGCAATTACTTTATACCGATTTAACCTTAACTGAAATTGCCTTAAAACTTGGATATACCGATTACACCTATTTTTCAAGATTGTTTAAAAAAAATGTACAGATTAAAGCATCTGATTTTAGAAAACTTTACAAAAATAATTCATAA
- a CDS encoding amidohydrolase, producing MENKSYSLKNVLLETGFEYQDQDVVKTKTGLFCVEVENGKIKSIKPNESNANAIDANKHLMLPAFKDMHAHLDKMLFGLPWQAVSEKRKTVKDMIAYEQKMIPVWLETSIERTEKMIDMLQGYGTDFIRSHFNVDPTSGLNSLKNLEKALQNKKATADAELVAFPQHGLFYTDTLPLLKDVAQMDAVSFIGGVDPYSLDGSIEKAMGAIVQLAVDNNKGIDVHLHEIGESGIKTIEFLIDRTLENPQLRGKAFMSHAFVLSRLSTLEAEKIAARLAEAGVGIVSSVPFGDIIMPIPILRKHGVEVLVGNDNIQDHWNTFGSGNMLQKANLIAELYGYGTEFQLSRTLGFATRYKLPLDDNGTQQWPKTGDAANMVFVDASCSAEAVSRISPVKSLIHNGTVVF from the coding sequence ATGGAAAATAAATCATATAGTTTAAAAAATGTATTGCTTGAAACGGGTTTTGAATACCAAGATCAAGACGTTGTAAAAACCAAAACCGGACTTTTTTGCGTAGAAGTTGAAAACGGAAAAATTAAAAGTATTAAACCAAACGAATCTAATGCCAATGCAATCGATGCAAACAAACATTTAATGTTGCCGGCGTTTAAAGATATGCACGCGCATTTAGATAAAATGTTGTTTGGTTTGCCCTGGCAAGCGGTTTCCGAAAAAAGAAAAACAGTAAAAGATATGATTGCTTACGAGCAAAAAATGATTCCTGTTTGGTTGGAAACTTCGATTGAAAGAACCGAAAAAATGATTGATATGTTACAAGGATATGGAACCGATTTTATTCGTTCGCACTTTAATGTTGATCCAACTTCTGGTTTAAATTCGTTAAAAAATTTAGAAAAAGCCTTACAAAACAAAAAAGCAACTGCCGATGCCGAATTGGTTGCTTTCCCTCAACACGGTTTGTTTTATACCGATACGTTGCCGCTTTTAAAAGATGTAGCACAAATGGATGCAGTTAGTTTTATTGGTGGAGTTGATCCGTATTCGTTAGACGGAAGTATCGAAAAAGCAATGGGAGCCATTGTTCAATTAGCAGTCGATAATAATAAAGGAATCGATGTGCATTTACACGAAATAGGCGAAAGCGGTATTAAAACCATCGAATTTTTAATCGATCGCACTTTAGAAAATCCACAATTACGTGGAAAAGCTTTTATGAGTCACGCTTTTGTATTAAGTCGTTTAAGTACACTTGAGGCCGAAAAAATCGCTGCTCGTTTAGCAGAAGCAGGTGTTGGAATTGTTTCTTCGGTTCCTTTTGGCGATATTATTATGCCAATTCCAATTCTTAGAAAACACGGTGTTGAAGTTTTAGTAGGAAACGATAATATCCAAGATCACTGGAATACGTTTGGTTCTGGAAATATGTTGCAAAAAGCAAACTTAATTGCCGAATTGTACGGTTACGGAACCGAATTTCAATTGTCTAGAACATTAGGTTTTGCAACACGTTATAAATTGCCTTTAGACGACAATGGAACGCAACAATGGCCAAAAACAGGCGATGCTGCCAATATGGTTTTTGTAGATGCAAGTTGTTCTGCCGAAGCTGTTTCGCGTATTTCGCCCGTAAAATCGTTAATTCACAACGGAACGGTTGTGTTTTAA
- a CDS encoding RluA family pseudouridine synthase — MNFSSSTEIPCFIPFKEDISHIALPSKLNFPFYYDVHPLCEIAAKYVQFFLKQSNELPHNFGLNNHTELLPIGKMFGVLIVENKGSIGFLAAYSGKLANSNNIAFFVPPVFDMLTQDGYFLKKEEELNAINQQIYDLENDLNLSALQKDLKQLKTTSKIVIDDFKAVMKQHKLQRQNKRNKLKNGFLQEEQQQLEAELIKQSLYDKHLLRTLTNDFLTKELELNEKITIFTKKIDLLKDERKTKSNALQNWLFTNYTFLNSKKEEKSLLEIFKNALHSQPPAGAGECCAPKLFQYAYKHHLKPIALAEFWWGQSPKSEVRKHGQFYPSCWGKCEPILSHMLQGLQVEENPFLKNPAENKELEIVYDDAYIVVVNKPAEFLSVPGIHISDSVYERIKNRYPHATGPLIVHRLDMSTSGLMVLAKNKDIHENLQKQFIKRKVKKSYIALLEGSVNQESGTIDLPLRVDLDDRPRQIVCEQYGKKALTEFTILEKSKHFTRIQYFPVTGRTHQLRVHSAHKLGLNAPIKGDDLYGKKANRLHLHAYKLEFYHPVSKEWVCFTVEPDF; from the coding sequence ATGAATTTTTCATCATCAACAGAAATTCCGTGTTTTATACCTTTTAAAGAAGATATTTCACACATAGCTTTGCCGTCAAAATTAAATTTTCCTTTTTATTATGATGTGCATCCGTTATGCGAAATAGCTGCAAAATACGTACAATTTTTTTTAAAACAATCAAATGAACTTCCTCATAATTTTGGATTAAACAATCACACAGAACTATTGCCTATTGGCAAGATGTTTGGTGTTTTAATAGTTGAAAATAAAGGTTCTATTGGCTTTTTAGCAGCTTATTCAGGAAAACTTGCAAACAGCAACAATATTGCTTTTTTTGTACCGCCGGTATTTGATATGCTGACTCAAGATGGATATTTTTTGAAAAAAGAAGAAGAATTAAATGCTATTAACCAACAAATTTACGATTTAGAAAATGATCTTAATTTATCAGCACTTCAAAAAGATTTAAAACAGCTTAAAACAACTTCAAAAATAGTTATTGATGATTTTAAAGCGGTAATGAAACAGCATAAATTGCAACGCCAGAACAAACGCAATAAGCTTAAAAATGGTTTTTTACAAGAAGAACAGCAACAGTTAGAAGCCGAATTAATCAAACAAAGCTTATATGATAAACATTTGCTACGAACTTTAACCAATGATTTTCTTACAAAAGAATTAGAATTAAATGAAAAAATAACCATTTTTACCAAAAAAATAGATCTTTTAAAAGACGAACGAAAAACAAAATCAAACGCATTGCAAAACTGGTTATTTACCAATTATACTTTTTTAAATTCAAAAAAAGAAGAAAAATCGTTGTTAGAAATCTTTAAAAACGCCCTTCACTCCCAACCTCCTGCTGGTGCCGGCGAATGTTGTGCTCCTAAATTGTTTCAGTACGCCTACAAACACCATTTAAAACCCATTGCTTTAGCAGAATTTTGGTGGGGGCAATCCCCTAAATCAGAAGTGCGAAAACACGGGCAGTTTTACCCTTCGTGCTGGGGAAAATGCGAACCTATTTTAAGTCATATGCTGCAAGGATTACAAGTTGAAGAAAATCCATTTTTAAAAAATCCGGCTGAAAATAAAGAACTTGAAATTGTTTATGACGATGCGTATATTGTTGTTGTAAACAAACCTGCCGAATTTTTATCGGTTCCGGGGATTCACATCAGCGATTCGGTTTATGAACGCATAAAAAACAGATATCCGCACGCTACCGGTCCGTTAATTGTACATAGGTTAGATATGTCAACCTCTGGCTTAATGGTATTGGCAAAAAACAAGGATATTCACGAAAATTTGCAAAAGCAATTCATTAAACGCAAAGTTAAAAAAAGCTATATCGCTTTATTAGAAGGATCTGTTAATCAGGAATCGGGAACAATTGACTTACCTTTACGAGTTGATTTAGATGATCGTCCACGACAAATTGTGTGTGAACAATATGGTAAAAAAGCACTTACAGAATTTACAATTTTAGAAAAAAGCAAACATTTTACCCGCATACAATATTTCCCTGTTACCGGAAGAACGCATCAATTACGGGTACATTCGGCTCATAAATTGGGGTTAAATGCACCCATTAAAGGCGATGATTTATACGGAAAAAAAGCCAACCGATTGCATTTGCACGCGTATAAGCTTGAGTTCTATCATCCTGTTTCAAAAGAATGGGTATGTTTTACTGTGGAGCCCGATTTTTAA